The following are encoded together in the Xiphophorus hellerii strain 12219 chromosome 3, Xiphophorus_hellerii-4.1, whole genome shotgun sequence genome:
- the kcns2 gene encoding potassium voltage-gated channel subfamily S member 2 → MTGQVLRDTTAGAPMDDKAGIRINVGGFKKRLQSDTLSRFPETRLARLLQCQSKESILELCDDYDDAEKEFYFDRNPALFPYVLNFYNTGRLHVMAELCIFSFSQEIEYWGINEFFIDSCCSGAYHCRKMDQDRSDWDDGSDAGSTTSSFDELLEFYNDATKFDKQPLGSARRRVWLMLDNPGYSVASRIISVLSILVVLGSIATMCMNSMSEFSVPDSKGEPTEDPRFETVEHVGIGWFTLELVARFAVAPDLLHFFDHPLNVIDLVSILPFYLTLLINLVAESSPALANLGRVAQVLRLMRIFRILKLARHSTGLRSLGATLRNSYKEVGLLLLYLAVGVSFFSVMAYTVEKEDSEDLSTIPACWWWATVSMTTVGYGDVVPVSIPGKLTASACILAGILVVVLPITLIFNKFSLFYKRQKQLEIAMRSCDFDEGAKEVPSVNLRNYYAHKVKSLMASLSNMSRSSPSEQSLNESLQ, encoded by the coding sequence ATGACAGGTCAGGTCCTTAGGGACACGACCGCCGGGGCTCCCATGGACGACAAAGCGGGCATCCGCATCAACGTGGGCGGCTTCAAGAAGCGTCTCCAGTCGGACACGCTCTCCCGCTTCCCCGAGACCAGGCTGGCGCGCCTCCTCCAGTGCCAGTCCAAGGAGTCCATCCTGGAGCTGTGCGACGACTACGACGACGCGGAGAAAGAGTTTTACTTCGACAGGAACCCCGCTCTCTTCCCCTACGTGCTCAATTTCTACAACACGGGGCGGCTGCACGTCATGGCCGAGCTGTGCATCTTCTCCTTCAGCCAGGAGATCGAGTACTGGGGCATCAACGAGTTCTTCATCGACTCCTGCTGCAGCGGCGCCTACCACTGCAGGAAGATGGACCAGGACAGGAGCGACTGGGACGACGGGAGCGACGCGGGGAGCACCACGTCGTCGTTCGACGAGCTGCTGGAGTTCTACAACGACGCCACCAAGTTCGACAAGCAGCCGCTCGGGAGCGCGCGCAGGCGAGTCTGGCTGATGCTGGACAACCCCGGGTACTCCGTGGCCAGCCGCATCATCAGCGTCCTGTCCATCCTGGTGGTGCTGGGCTCGATTGCCACGATGTGCATGAACAGCATGAGCGAGTTCAGCGTGCCGGACAGCAAGGGGGAGCCCACGGAGGACCCGCGCTTTGAGACGGTGGAGCACGTCGGCATCGGATGGTTTACGCTGGAGCTGGTGGCCCGGTTCGCGGTGGCCCCCGACCTGCTGCACTTCTTCGACCACCCGCTGAACGTCATCGACCTGGTCTCCATACTGCCGTTTTACCTGACGCTCCTCATCAACCTGGTGGCGGAGAGCAGCCCGGCGCTCGCCAACCTGGGCCGGGTGGCGCAGGTCCTGCGGCTCATGCGAATCTTCCGCATCCTGAAGCTGGCCCGCCACTCCACCGGCCTGCGGTCCCTGGGGGCCACCCTCAGGAACAGCTACAAGGAGGTCGGCCTGCTGCTCCTCTACCTGGCCGTCGGCGTGTCGTTCTTCTCCGTCATGGCCTACACGGTGGAGAAAGAGGACAGCGAGGACCTCTCCACCATCCCCGCCTGCTGGTGGTGGGCCACCGTCAGCATGACCACCGTGGGCTACGGAGACGTGGTGCCCGTCTCCATCCCGGGCAAACTGACCGCTTCGGCCTGCATCCTGGCCGGCATCCTGGTCGTCGTGCTTCCGATCACGCTCATCTTCAACAAGTTCTCCCTTTTCTACAAGAGACAAAAGCAGCTGGAGATCGCAATGAGAAGCTGCGACTTCGACGAGGGCGCCAAGGAGGTCCCCTCCGTCAACCTGAGGAACTACTACGCGCACAAGGTGAAGTCTCTCATGGCCAGCTTGTCGAACATGAGCCGGAGTTCTCCGAGTGAACAGAGTCTGAACGAGTCGTTACAGTGA